A window of the Euzebya pacifica genome harbors these coding sequences:
- a CDS encoding NADH-quinone oxidoreductase subunit H, protein MIGVIWVAVGLAVGVIAFAALDAAVGAGVARSPVGPALRQPWRRGALQLVQQRIATERPDAQAWAVAPALLLGLAAVMVSVVPIAPDTVLAPLSHGIVLFGAAAALVLIAAFLQGWSPNSPFPMIGGYRMFAQALSAMIPFALVLIGTALPAKSLGVDAIVVDQEGLWNVVRQPLGLPIYLAAAVGVLFYGPLATPAGADLAGGVELEASGVQLLLWRIAHRGVVVGACAVGASVFLGGWHGPLLPGVVWVVIKTLALLAVLSAARHLLPRVRIERYVVLAWVGLLPLALLDVFLTGWWLL, encoded by the coding sequence GTGATCGGCGTCATCTGGGTCGCTGTCGGCCTGGCCGTCGGGGTCATCGCCTTCGCCGCACTCGATGCAGCCGTCGGCGCGGGGGTGGCCCGCTCCCCCGTCGGTCCTGCGTTGCGACAGCCGTGGCGGCGCGGCGCGCTGCAACTCGTGCAGCAGCGCATCGCCACCGAGCGACCTGATGCGCAGGCATGGGCCGTGGCTCCTGCGCTGCTGCTGGGACTCGCCGCGGTCATGGTCTCGGTCGTGCCGATCGCCCCGGACACCGTGCTGGCGCCGCTGTCCCACGGCATCGTGTTGTTCGGCGCCGCCGCCGCGCTGGTGCTGATCGCGGCGTTCCTGCAGGGCTGGTCCCCCAACAGCCCGTTCCCGATGATCGGGGGCTACCGCATGTTCGCCCAGGCGTTGTCGGCCATGATCCCGTTCGCGTTGGTGCTGATCGGCACGGCCCTTCCTGCAAAGTCTCTCGGCGTCGACGCGATCGTGGTCGATCAGGAGGGCCTGTGGAACGTCGTCCGTCAGCCGCTCGGGCTGCCGATCTACCTGGCAGCGGCGGTCGGCGTGCTGTTCTACGGCCCGCTCGCCACGCCTGCAGGCGCTGACCTGGCAGGCGGGGTGGAGCTCGAGGCATCGGGCGTCCAACTGCTCCTGTGGCGGATCGCCCACCGCGGCGTGGTCGTCGGCGCCTGTGCCGTGGGGGCATCGGTGTTCCTCGGCGGCTGGCACGGGCCCCTCCTGCCGGGCGTGGTGTGGGTGGTCATCAAGACACTCGCGCTGCTCGCCGTCCTGTCAGCGGCCCGTCACCTGCTGCCGCGCGTCAGGATCGAGCGCTACGTCGTCCTGGCGTGGGTGGGGTTGCTGCCGCTGGCGCTGCTCGACGTGTTCCTCACCGGCTGGTGGCTCCTGTGA
- a CDS encoding NADH-quinone oxidoreductase subunit A encodes MLLPLAGVLTLFLGASAAVLVGRWVDGALGRAPLSESQIVPFTGGREPQTHAWNRYHVRYYTMAVLFLAFDMEMVFMYPWAVVYVQEGVTALIEMLMFIVILLVGVLYAWREGALSWQ; translated from the coding sequence ATGCTGCTCCCACTCGCGGGTGTCCTGACCCTGTTCCTGGGGGCGTCGGCTGCGGTGCTCGTGGGCCGCTGGGTCGACGGCGCACTCGGTCGTGCCCCCCTCTCGGAATCGCAGATTGTCCCGTTCACCGGGGGCCGCGAGCCGCAGACGCATGCATGGAACCGCTACCACGTGCGCTACTACACGATGGCGGTGCTGTTCCTGGCCTTCGACATGGAAATGGTCTTCATGTACCCGTGGGCGGTCGTGTACGTGCAGGAGGGTGTGACCGCGCTCATCGAGATGCTGATGTTCATCGTCATCCTGCTCGTCGGCGTGCTGTACGCATGGCGCGAGGGCGCGCTGTCGTGGCAGTGA